One window from the genome of Spiractinospora alimapuensis encodes:
- a CDS encoding ABC transporter ATP-binding protein, with amino-acid sequence MIQVSDLVVRHGQSTALDHVTLTVGHGEMVALVGPNGAGKTTLVDTLSGILRPTSGTVRVEGRLAHVPEGRQLFAQLSVEDNLALGAWGLPHRDPGPVYEVLPELRRIAAQRAGSLSGGQQQMVAIGRALMARPDVIAVDELSLGLAPKIVTDLAAHLRELNRSHGTAVLLIEQNARLAFTLCTRAYVLEAGRVAAHGPCDELAESSAVARAYLGGDTGERP; translated from the coding sequence ATGATCCAGGTCAGCGACCTCGTCGTACGCCACGGGCAGTCCACCGCGCTGGACCACGTGACCCTCACCGTCGGCCACGGCGAGATGGTCGCGCTCGTCGGCCCCAACGGCGCCGGGAAAACCACCCTCGTCGACACCCTCTCCGGCATCCTGCGCCCCACCTCCGGAACGGTCCGCGTCGAGGGCCGACTCGCGCACGTCCCCGAGGGCCGACAACTCTTCGCGCAACTGTCCGTCGAGGACAACCTCGCCCTCGGCGCCTGGGGCCTCCCCCACCGCGACCCCGGCCCGGTCTACGAGGTCCTCCCCGAGCTGCGCCGCATCGCCGCACAACGCGCCGGCTCCCTCTCCGGCGGACAACAACAGATGGTCGCCATCGGCCGCGCCCTGATGGCCAGACCGGACGTCATCGCCGTCGACGAACTCTCCCTGGGCCTCGCACCCAAGATCGTCACCGACCTCGCCGCGCACCTCCGCGAACTCAACCGGAGCCACGGCACCGCCGTCCTACTGATCGAACAGAACGCCCGACTCGCGTTCACCCTCTGCACTCGCGCCTACGTCCTGGAGGCCGGACGCGTCGCCGCGCACGGCCCCTGCGACGAACTCGCCGAGAGCTCCGCCGTGGCCCGCGCCTACCTCGGCGGCGACACCGGGGAGCGACCGTGA
- a CDS encoding PaaX family transcriptional regulator has protein sequence MEATVEESVSGRRGELRPQSLMLALLGEYVLDTSTSVFSGSFIRVFARAGISEQATRSTLGRMVRRDLLRRRRVGRRMYFGLTDRCEGLLRDGGRRVWELGVTNESAETEWTLIGFSLSEDQRRQRHALRTRLTWAGFGMLHGGLWLGPSRVGVEDILAELGLNDEVKVFAARPVPPTDIGELVREAYDLGAIAERYRGFLDRWSGVAPGGARDPLVWHLWLTADWLSTIREDPRLPLRLLPADWPADAAQGVFRSLHARWQAGAAEEAAAVLDTISTEPIVRQGIDDGR, from the coding sequence GTGGAGGCAACGGTTGAGGAGTCGGTGTCGGGTCGGCGGGGGGAGCTTCGGCCGCAGTCGCTGATGTTGGCGTTGTTGGGCGAGTACGTGCTGGACACCTCGACGTCGGTGTTCTCGGGGAGTTTCATTCGGGTGTTCGCGCGGGCGGGGATCTCCGAGCAGGCGACACGGTCGACGCTCGGCCGGATGGTGCGCCGTGACCTGCTGCGTCGCAGGCGGGTGGGGCGGCGCATGTACTTCGGGCTGACCGACCGCTGCGAGGGACTGCTGCGCGACGGGGGACGGCGGGTGTGGGAGCTGGGGGTGACGAACGAGTCCGCCGAGACGGAGTGGACGTTGATCGGGTTCTCCCTGTCGGAGGACCAGCGGCGGCAGCGCCACGCGTTGCGGACCCGGCTGACCTGGGCCGGGTTCGGGATGCTGCACGGGGGGTTGTGGCTGGGGCCCAGCCGCGTGGGGGTGGAGGACATCCTGGCGGAGTTGGGGCTCAACGACGAGGTGAAGGTGTTCGCCGCGCGACCGGTTCCTCCCACCGACATCGGTGAGTTGGTGCGGGAGGCCTATGACCTGGGGGCGATCGCGGAGCGTTACCGGGGTTTCCTGGACCGGTGGTCCGGGGTCGCCCCGGGCGGGGCGCGCGACCCGCTGGTGTGGCACCTGTGGTTGACCGCCGACTGGTTGAGCACTATCAGGGAGGACCCGCGGCTGCCGCTGCGTCTGCTGCCGGCGGACTGGCCCGCGGACGCGGCCCAGGGGGTGTTCCGCTCGTTGCACGCCCGGTGGCAGGCGGGGGCGGCCGAGGAGGCGGCGGCGGTGTTGGACACCATCTCCACCGAACCCATTGTTCGGCAAGGTATTGACGACGGTCGTTGA
- a CDS encoding ABC transporter substrate-binding protein, producing the protein MRRTPALLASLALTVPLASCATISDATDDDPITIGYITPLTGDFSPLGTDNEKAVELAVQRINDDGGVLGRPLELTTHDDQSNPDQAILAFNDIMNDEPAAIIGSAFSNSAMALLEQIEREQIPYISPTPADEQVNPIRDHVFVVPALAGAYAERALQYFDSEGIDQVALAYSETAYGIAGHQAMVDASDDYDIELTLTEEFEQETTDFSHIIAAVEDSDADVTMLWATGPPGVIFTEQYAGADADPALVVTGSQASHLWTEPAGAAAEDVTVLSSLGVVGEHIPAGEQHDVIAEMTDAFEAEHDYPPPQFAQDGYTAVMLLAAAIDDADSTEHADIRDALENLTLTTPNGTFTYSPTDHSGLDADAIAVSTVQDGDFVPTQWTLDQFDHQFGDE; encoded by the coding sequence GTGCGCAGAACCCCAGCACTCCTCGCCAGCCTCGCGCTGACCGTCCCGCTCGCGTCCTGCGCCACCATCAGCGACGCCACCGACGACGACCCCATCACCATCGGCTACATCACCCCACTCACCGGCGACTTCTCACCCCTGGGAACCGACAACGAGAAAGCCGTCGAACTCGCCGTCCAACGGATCAACGACGACGGCGGCGTCCTGGGCCGCCCCCTGGAACTCACCACCCACGACGACCAAAGCAACCCCGACCAGGCGATCCTCGCGTTCAACGACATCATGAACGACGAACCCGCCGCCATCATCGGATCCGCGTTCTCCAACAGCGCCATGGCCCTGCTCGAACAGATCGAACGCGAACAGATCCCCTACATCTCCCCCACCCCCGCCGACGAACAGGTCAACCCCATCCGCGACCACGTCTTCGTGGTCCCCGCACTCGCCGGCGCCTACGCCGAACGCGCCCTGCAGTACTTCGACTCCGAAGGAATCGACCAGGTCGCCCTCGCCTACTCCGAAACCGCCTACGGAATCGCCGGCCACCAAGCCATGGTCGACGCCAGCGACGACTACGACATCGAACTCACCCTCACCGAAGAGTTCGAGCAGGAAACCACCGACTTCAGCCACATCATCGCCGCCGTCGAGGACTCCGACGCCGACGTCACCATGCTCTGGGCCACCGGACCACCCGGCGTGATCTTCACCGAACAGTACGCCGGCGCCGACGCCGACCCCGCGCTCGTGGTCACCGGCTCCCAGGCGAGCCACCTGTGGACCGAACCCGCCGGAGCGGCCGCCGAGGACGTCACCGTGCTGAGCTCACTCGGCGTCGTCGGCGAGCACATCCCCGCCGGCGAACAACACGACGTCATCGCCGAAATGACCGACGCCTTCGAAGCCGAACACGACTACCCCCCACCCCAGTTCGCCCAGGACGGCTACACCGCCGTCATGCTCCTCGCCGCCGCGATCGACGACGCCGACAGCACCGAACACGCCGACATCCGCGACGCGCTGGAGAACCTCACCCTCACCACCCCCAACGGCACCTTCACCTACTCCCCCACCGACCACTCCGGCCTGGACGCCGACGCCATCGCCGTCAGCACCGTCCAGGACGGCGACTTCGTCCCCACCCAATGGACCCTCGACCAGTTCGACCACCAATTCGGCGACGAGTGA
- a CDS encoding branched-chain amino acid ABC transporter permease yields MTNFLMFLINGIAVGCGFALVGSGLVAVYRITGVVNFAQGMFAVVAALTATSLLGLGIWHGPAEILAITVAGCVGLLTGLVALGKPGTPALTALLVTLAVGFLAYAVEVLIWGDHPRSMPGLEGRTVLLGVPLQRQYLLVIAITLIVFVVLSLLFSRTYTGKALTACADNPYAARVIGINVRRMGFLAFALGGTLGGVAGVLIAPLRPISFDSDIALIVGGFAAAIFGGLTRPSLALLGGVLLGITEVMIRAYGNASYATLGSLVFLITIMIWQAARRPTMHKEAA; encoded by the coding sequence GTGACCAACTTCCTGATGTTCCTCATCAACGGCATCGCCGTCGGCTGCGGCTTCGCCCTCGTCGGAAGCGGCCTCGTCGCCGTCTACCGCATCACCGGCGTCGTCAACTTCGCCCAGGGCATGTTCGCCGTCGTCGCGGCCCTCACCGCCACCTCGCTCCTCGGCCTCGGGATCTGGCACGGGCCAGCGGAGATCCTCGCCATCACCGTGGCCGGATGCGTCGGACTGCTCACCGGCCTCGTCGCCCTCGGCAAACCCGGCACCCCCGCCCTCACCGCACTACTGGTCACCCTCGCCGTGGGGTTCCTGGCCTACGCCGTCGAAGTCCTCATCTGGGGCGACCACCCGCGCAGCATGCCCGGCCTCGAGGGACGCACCGTCCTCCTCGGCGTCCCCCTCCAACGCCAGTACCTGCTCGTCATCGCGATCACCCTCATCGTGTTCGTCGTCCTGAGCCTGCTCTTCTCCCGCACCTACACCGGGAAAGCCCTCACCGCCTGCGCCGACAACCCCTACGCCGCCCGCGTCATCGGAATCAACGTGCGCCGCATGGGCTTCCTCGCCTTCGCCCTCGGCGGCACCCTCGGCGGAGTCGCCGGAGTCCTCATCGCCCCACTACGCCCCATCTCCTTCGACTCCGACATCGCCCTCATCGTCGGAGGCTTCGCCGCCGCCATCTTCGGCGGCCTCACCCGACCCAGCCTCGCGCTCCTCGGCGGCGTCCTCCTCGGCATCACCGAGGTCATGATCCGCGCCTACGGCAACGCCTCCTACGCCACCCTGGGATCCCTCGTCTTCCTCATCACCATCATGATCTGGCAGGCCGCCCGCCGCCCCACCATGCACAAGGAGGCGGCGTGA
- a CDS encoding ABC transporter ATP-binding protein, translating to MLHVDGLSKSFGGVPAVRDVTLTITHGETRAIIGPNGAGKSTLFNLITGHLPPDAGTVTLDTTRLDRLPPHRRAARGIAIVFQAARIFRHMTVRENVMVGAHLRTRAGFLPAALRLPAHFRAERDIRAHAEEALDRVGLTPWADADAASLPLGQQRAMQVARAVCAQPRLLLLDEPASGLRAPERDHLARVIEDLKDTGVTTMLVEHDVAFVSRLADQVTVIDLGQVIAQGTPREIRADPKVVNAYLGAEGSPTP from the coding sequence ATGCTGCACGTTGACGGACTCTCCAAGTCCTTCGGCGGTGTCCCCGCCGTCCGCGACGTCACCCTCACCATCACCCACGGCGAGACACGCGCCATCATCGGCCCCAACGGCGCCGGCAAGTCCACCCTCTTCAACCTCATCACCGGGCACCTGCCCCCCGACGCCGGCACCGTCACCCTGGACACCACCCGCCTCGACCGGCTCCCACCCCACCGCCGCGCCGCCCGCGGCATCGCCATCGTGTTCCAGGCCGCGCGCATCTTCCGCCACATGACCGTCCGCGAGAACGTCATGGTCGGAGCCCACCTCCGCACCCGCGCCGGGTTCCTGCCCGCGGCCCTGCGCCTGCCCGCGCACTTCCGAGCCGAACGCGACATCCGCGCCCACGCCGAGGAGGCACTCGACCGCGTCGGCCTCACCCCCTGGGCCGACGCCGACGCCGCGTCACTGCCCCTGGGACAGCAGCGCGCCATGCAGGTCGCCCGCGCCGTCTGCGCCCAGCCCCGACTCCTCCTCCTGGACGAACCCGCGTCCGGCCTACGCGCCCCCGAACGCGACCACCTGGCCCGCGTCATCGAGGACCTCAAGGACACCGGAGTGACCACCATGCTCGTCGAGCACGACGTCGCCTTCGTGTCCCGCCTCGCCGACCAGGTCACCGTCATCGACCTCGGCCAGGTCATCGCCCAGGGAACACCCCGCGAGATCCGCGCCGACCCCAAGGTCGTCAACGCCTACCTCGGCGCCGAGGGGAGCCCCACCCCATGA
- a CDS encoding SDR family NAD(P)-dependent oxidoreductase, whose amino-acid sequence MLKGKVAVVTGSGRGLGRAYAEAMARAGASVVVNDVDADAAEDTVRAIDDAGGRAVAEIVEVGTSEAADRLVDRAVREFGQLDVMVTNAGVLRDRTLRKTTDDDFDTVLRTHLRGTFTCARAAVNRFRAQDSPGRLILVGSPAGQRASFGQTSYSAAKAAIVGLVRTWAWECERAGVTVNAVVPTALTRMVATIPGLGEAVADAEAGRPIDPGLRRAGLGTPDDAAAVVVYLAGDAAAGVTGQCVSAGGDKIALWSHPQEVAAAYRDGGWDVERVAAEFPGLVEARLQSYKPEAFPVPPTGGRA is encoded by the coding sequence ATGCTCAAGGGCAAGGTCGCGGTCGTGACCGGATCGGGACGCGGGCTGGGCCGCGCCTACGCCGAGGCGATGGCGCGGGCCGGAGCCTCGGTCGTCGTCAACGACGTTGACGCCGACGCCGCCGAGGACACCGTCCGCGCCATCGACGACGCCGGAGGCCGCGCCGTCGCCGAGATCGTCGAGGTCGGAACCAGCGAGGCCGCGGACCGGCTCGTCGACCGCGCGGTCCGGGAGTTCGGCCAGCTCGACGTCATGGTCACCAACGCCGGAGTGCTGCGGGACCGTACCCTGCGCAAGACCACCGACGACGACTTCGACACCGTGCTGCGCACCCACCTACGCGGCACCTTCACCTGTGCCCGCGCCGCGGTGAACCGGTTCCGCGCCCAGGACTCCCCCGGACGGCTCATCCTCGTCGGCTCGCCCGCCGGACAGCGGGCGAGCTTCGGCCAGACCAGTTACTCCGCCGCCAAGGCCGCGATCGTGGGACTGGTGCGCACCTGGGCGTGGGAGTGCGAACGCGCTGGGGTGACCGTCAACGCCGTCGTGCCCACCGCGCTGACCCGGATGGTGGCCACGATCCCGGGGTTGGGTGAGGCCGTCGCCGACGCGGAGGCGGGCCGCCCCATCGACCCCGGGCTGCGCCGTGCCGGGCTGGGCACCCCGGATGACGCCGCGGCGGTGGTGGTGTATTTGGCGGGTGACGCGGCGGCCGGTGTCACTGGTCAGTGTGTCTCCGCCGGGGGCGACAAGATCGCCCTGTGGTCCCACCCGCAGGAGGTCGCAGCCGCCTATCGGGACGGTGGGTGGGACGTGGAGAGGGTCGCGGCGGAGTTCCCGGGCCTTGTCGAGGCGCGGTTACAGTCCTACAAGCCCGAGGCGTTCCCGGTTCCCCCGACGGGGGGCCGCGCGTGA
- a CDS encoding amidohydrolase family protein: MSGWPAGIDVASLDAIDVHVHVHASVRGSAVDAEDLRDMSRYFRSTVTASTVPEIAAYYRGRNMAAVVFGVDQVGRSDEDGAPSNEEIAEQAALYPDVLVPFASVDPARGPEGVRWARRLLRDHGVRGFKFHPNIQGFHPNDPAVYPLYEVIAEESGIAVFHSGHTGIGAGTRGGGGVRLKYSNPMAVDDVAVDFPDMTIILAHPSFPWQDEALSVALHKPNVHIDLSGWSPKYFPPQLVQYANTLLKHKVLYGSDYPVITPDRWMRDFASVEFRDHVRPLILKENAARILGLTHGGLVGDSARGEETQG, encoded by the coding sequence GTGAGCGGCTGGCCGGCGGGGATCGACGTCGCGAGCCTCGACGCGATCGACGTCCACGTCCATGTGCACGCCTCCGTTCGGGGGAGCGCGGTGGACGCGGAGGACCTGCGGGACATGTCGCGCTACTTCCGGTCCACGGTCACCGCCTCCACGGTGCCGGAGATCGCGGCCTACTACCGTGGCCGCAACATGGCCGCGGTCGTGTTCGGCGTCGACCAGGTGGGGCGCAGTGACGAGGATGGGGCGCCCAGCAACGAGGAGATCGCCGAGCAGGCGGCGCTGTACCCCGACGTGTTGGTTCCCTTCGCGAGTGTGGATCCGGCGCGGGGCCCGGAGGGGGTGCGGTGGGCGCGGCGGTTGCTGCGTGACCACGGGGTGCGGGGGTTCAAGTTCCATCCCAACATCCAGGGGTTCCATCCCAACGACCCGGCGGTCTACCCGTTGTACGAGGTGATCGCCGAGGAGTCGGGGATCGCGGTGTTCCACTCCGGGCACACCGGGATCGGCGCCGGGACCCGGGGTGGGGGCGGGGTGCGGTTGAAGTACTCCAACCCCATGGCCGTCGACGACGTGGCGGTCGACTTTCCCGACATGACGATCATCCTGGCGCATCCGTCGTTTCCCTGGCAGGACGAGGCGTTGTCGGTGGCGTTGCACAAGCCCAACGTCCACATCGACCTGTCCGGGTGGTCACCGAAGTACTTTCCGCCGCAGTTGGTGCAGTACGCGAACACGTTGTTGAAGCACAAGGTGCTGTACGGGTCGGACTATCCGGTGATCACGCCGGATCGGTGGATGCGGGACTTCGCGTCGGTGGAGTTCCGGGACCACGTCCGTCCGCTCATCCTCAAGGAGAACGCGGCGCGGATTCTCGGGCTCACCCATGGTGGCTTGGTTGGTGACTCCGCGCGGGGAGAGGAGACGCAGGGATGA